Proteins from a single region of Cydia strobilella chromosome 2, ilCydStro3.1, whole genome shotgun sequence:
- the LOC134755482 gene encoding gloverin-like: MQYSILVVIAALVSMALAQVWLLPDGRDKDLYSNVWGRALRNSNGVTWNKPMGNGNVFGTLGSNDQGLFGKAGYQGTIFNDARGKMDGQAYGTRVLSPAGDTSHFGGKLNWANDNAKASVDISKQIHGKTTVEASGAGVWKVDKNTQVSAGGSLIGGNGKPDVTVNAQIESKF, encoded by the exons atgcAGTATTCCATTCTTGTCGTTATAGCAGCTTTGGTGAGCATGGCTTTAGCTCAAGTGTGGCTCCTACCTGACGGAAGAGATAA GGACCTATATAGCAATGTCTGGGGAAGGGCACTTCGAAACAGCAATGGCGTTACATGGAACAAACCAATGGGTAACGGCAATGTCTTCGGCACTTTAGGCAGCAACGACCAAGGGCTATTT GGCAAGGCAGGTTACCAAGGCACCATCTTCAATGACGCCCGAGGCAAGATGGACGGGCAGGCCTACGGTACCCGAGTACTGAGCCCAGCTGGGGACACCAGCCACTTCGGGGGCAAGCTGAACTGGGCCAATGACAACGCCAAAGCCTCCGTGGACATCAGCAAGCAGATTCATGGAAAAACCACT GTGGAAGCGAGCGGCGCGGGAGTATGGAAAGTAGATAAGAACACGCAGGTGTCAGCTGGAGGCTCCTTGATCGGCGGCAACGGCAAGCCTGACGTTACTGTCAACGCGCAGATAGAAAGCAAATTTTAA